The genomic interval GACCAAGTCGAGTGACCCAACGATTTCGACGTCAACAGATGACGTATCCATTGATGAGTATTTGACGCGTTTTCCCCAGCATGCTGCGGTTGTCAGGGCGGCCTTTGCCAGTGCCTCACAAACGAGCCAGAGTGATGCGTCGCCGTTTGCAAAGTTGGACGATGACGGTCGTTACGAGTTCATACACGAGATCGCCCGTGGAGGAGCGGGGGCCGTTTGGCGTGTCTTCGATCGCCACTTGCAGAGAGAGTCCGCGATCAAGGTTCTGCTGACTCAACAGAACTCGAACGAGATGCGACGACGGCTAGAGAACGAGGCCCGGCTCTGTGGCCGCTTGCAGCACCCGGGCATCGTTCCGGTTCATGAATTGGAATGGTTTGATAATGGGCAGCCATTCGTCAGCATGCGACTGATCGAAGGACACACGCTGGCCGAGCTACTCTCGGCAAAGACCATCGATCGGCAAGCTGCACTGCGATACTTTCAGTTGGTCTGTGAGGCCGTTGCTTACGCACACCAGAAAGGCATCATCCACCGCGATCTGAAGCCGAGCAATGTCATGGTCGGCGCGTTCGGCGAAGTCCAAGTCATGGACTGGGGATTGGCCAAAGAGATAGGCTCTGGTGAACAAGACGAAATCCGTTTTGCCAACGAGCATGCGGTCAAGCAGCTTGCTCGCAATACGATTGACCCAAATACAACGGCGACTGGCACCGTCCTTGGAACACCAGCCTACATGTCACCGGAACAAGCTCGCGGCCAGACCGAGAAACTTGATTATCGCTGCGACGTATTCTCGCTCGGTGCCATCCTTTGCAAAATCCTGACGGGATCATCGCCGTATGCACCAGACTCGGATGACACTCCGTTGCTACAGAGTGCGGGTACCGCGAAGCTGGACTCCGCTTACACTCGACTGCGTGCGGTGGACGCCGATCCGCGTCTCATTCAGATTGCATTGGAATGTTTGGCGTTGGAACCTGGCGATCGTCCTGCCAATGCCGGTCAGATCGTCGCTCGGCTCAGAACACTGGAGCAGGGCCGTGGATTTTCTAAACGCATTGTATTCGCAACGACCGCACTGTGCCTGCTGATCGGCCTGCCCCTACTGATCGCTGGTGCAGCTGCGATCGGCAAGCGTGATCCCGATCCGCTGATCCAGCCGACGACGCCCGTGCCCGCAGCCTCCACTGACTTGCGCTCGATGTGGCAAACCGCTGATAGCCTGTTGATCGATAACAAATTTGATGATGCATTACCCATTTATCAACAAATCCTCGTCGCTGAACCAGATTCTGCGCGGGCGAATTACTTTCTGTCGCACTGCATGTTTGAAACGGCGAGGTTCGTCGAAGCGGCTGACCTTCTTTCGCGGGCGGAACACTTGACTGAAGGCGATCCCCCCTTGGATGTCGTCCATCGCCATAAAGACAAGTACAAACAGCTTGCGGAGATTCAACGAAACTTTCCCGGCAGCATCGTCGTTCGTGAGGAGTGCCCTGCGGCGGAGTCCTTGGTACTAGCTGATTTCTGCAATCGGGTCGGACTGATTGAACCGGCGATCGCTCACTATCGGCACGCGTTTTCGCGACGAGGCGAACTACCTGAAGAAACACTCTATGAATCTCGATATCAATCCGTGATCTTCTTCGCCTGTCGGCATCTTTCGCGTCCCGAAGTCAGCGAGGAACAACGCCAACTCCTCTGCGAATTTTCGCTCGAAATGCTAGATCGCCATATGGATGATGCATTACGCTTGAAACGTGAGGGGATCTCTAAGCCGGTCGCGTGGAAATACCTGGTCGGCTTGCTCGTCGATGATTCCACCCTGGAGCCTCTGCGAAAGGCTTTGCAGGACCCCTCCATTGATGCGTCAATTCGTCAATCACTCGAAGCGATTTTTCATGAAGCGACGATCGCGTTCAAAGACGAAAACTGACTCAGTCCGTGTCGGCAAAGCCCCTATGTCACCCCTTCGATTTCACTGTGAGTCATGCTTGTTTCGAGTCATGCACGCTGCGTGCCGCCTTGCCTGAGCCGGAAATGACGAGGACTGATTCCCTGGCAATTCTTGAAGAAACTCGAAAAGCTTGAGATGGAGTCAAACCCACACGCTTGCCCAACCTCCGATATGGAGTCGGACGTCGTGAGCAACAGACGCATGGCGTGACGAAGTCGTACCTCGCGAATCATCTCTCCCGGCGAACAACCCAGGACCTCTCGGAAGTGTCGCTCAAAGGTCACGCGTGATGCCTTTTGGGTCGACAGCACGTCTGACACGGTGATGCCACGAATCGCGTTTTTCTCGATGTACCGCATTGCCATCGCAACAGCAGGGTCGGGATTTCGCGCAGCAGTTGTGTCTCTTGGCACAACGCCATCTGCGGGCAACAGGATGGCGGTCGTCGGTTCTGACTGCCCTCGCAAGATTCGATGCAACAGCCGCGCCGCTCGGAAACCCAACTCCTTTGTCGGTTCAACGACGGCCGAAATACGATGCGTCGGTAGTCCACAATCAAGCGAGTCTCGCGCCGAAACAAGCGAAACCTGATTAGGAATGTTGATTCCGAGTCGGTCGGCGATTCGCTTCACCAAGATCGCCACGCGCTCACACGAGGCGACGATTCCCAGCGACTCAGAGACGCCCATCCAATCAGCCAACGCATCAATCGAGCCCTGTGAGATGCCATAGACATGATCTGGGACGAGCTCAATCGGAACGACGTCAAACGGCATCCCCAAACCAACAGCCTTTCTCGCTAGTGTTCGTGAAAGGGCATCCTCAGGATGGCTTGTGACCAACGCGAGTCGTTTGATCGAGGAGGCGTGCAGTTGGCCCAGGGCCAGGTCTGCGACGCTCTCTGGATCTACCCCCAAGCTCGGGTACTGAGGGTGAAGTGATCCCAGATTGACGACCGGCCGAAAACAACCTGGTAGCGATGCGGCTGAAGCGAATCCCGCACATTCCAGACATGTCAAAATGCCGTCCACTGCGGTCTCGCGGAGGCCGTGCAGCCATTGCTCCGGCGCACCGGTCAGCACATGAACGTCCCAGTCGGGCGCCAATTGGGCGTAGTCAAAAATCCCCTCGATCGCCGAAAAACGACGGGTCGTCGAGTCGTTCAATGCAACTGCGATCACAGACATCTTGAATCGGGAATCGGCCTCATCGGAATGCATTTGACGCAAAAAGCCCGCGTTTTACGTCAAACGCGTCATCAGGCGTCGGTCTCTGCCATCTTTGGCAAAGACGGGTACATCAGATAAAAGGGATTTCGATTCGAAAGTGTGTCATGGCTCAGCGGATTTTTCCCAAAAAAACTTGCTCCTTCGCGTCGCCAAATCCGGCTTATCGATCGTCGGCGATGCCGTTCTTGTCTTCGTCGACGACGCCCGACATGGGATCGCTGGTGACGGCTTCCCATGCGATTTTGCGAAACGCTCGATCCAGATCTTCGCTCGGATAGCCGTTTTTGCGAGGCAATGGAATCTCATTCTCGATCAGTTCAGGCGAACGACCGTACAGCGTCGCATAAAACACATAGCCCTCCAGCGACTCTAACCCAGGCCCCAAGTGCCCGAGTCGGTCTCGCCACAGCGAGCGATCTTTGCCACCGATCGCCTTGTGCAATCCTTGGACACCGGGCAGCTCACCACGATGGTAATACTCGACCGCGATCACCATGGCGCGTGACGTCGGCAACACGAACACACAGTCTCCGTACTTGGCATTGAGTTCACGGATGATCGGCCCGTACGTTGCACGCTTCTCATCATGCATTCGAGCGATAACTTCATCGGTCAATTCGTCTTCGCTCTTGGGAACAGGATTCAATTGATCCAGTTGAGGCCACGCGTCCGAGAGATAGAACTTCATGTCCTGCTGGTGTTTGCGACAGAAGTCGATCCAGCATGCGTAGTATTCGGTTCGGTCGTTGTAGTAAGGTCCCCACATCATCGCATCCCATTTCGCGCACGCGATGGAACACAACAGCTTGGGAACCGGTTTTTTGTCAAACCCAAAGATCCCGTTTTCCTCTTCCCATTTGTAGCGCGAGCTGCCAGTGATTCCACCTCCAACGTGCAAAACAGGTGCCGGTTGCTGCAGTCCAGCGGCTCGCGTAATCAGTGGCAAGGTCGAGTAGCCCGGCATCATGAAACTGTGGCCGGTACCCACGATCCTCAGAGAACCATCCGTCGGCTCTTCATACGAAGTGATGACATCGCCTTTTCGCTTGCTGGATTTCTCATAGATTTCCACCATTTCGTCTGCCGAGCAGTAACACACAGCGTGCTGGGGAAATGCCTCTGACTGCCATCCTGGATCCACAAAGAAATTGGTTTTGACAGCACCCCGCAAACGGGAGCCCGCTCGGGTCGACTCCGCTTCCAACGTTGCCGACTGAGCAAATACAATTACGGACGTGAGCGACAGACAGATGCAGCAAAGACTCCTGCACAGGACGGAAAAGAGGGTCGGAAGTGACCGTTTGGCAAACTGCGGGGAACTCATCATTTCAATCCCTCAAGTTGGATTCTGAATCAGCGGCACTGATTGTAGCAACAGAACGCGTGCACCGTTGTCAACATCTAGGAGAGTGTGACCGGCAACCCGCGAGGCTTCTGCGGAGCATTGCGGAATCTGGGTAAACAAAAAGCGGCCAACCTGCCATGATTTGGGTTCTAACTTCCAGGTATCAAAGGCAGGAGGCCGCTGAAATGAGCGTCGAACATTCAAGCGATATTGACAACCCCACTTCGTCTTCTTTTCCGCAGTCGCCCGAGCAAATCGCCGAGAAACTGCAGCAGTGCGGCGACACCATCCGAGAACACGTCGTCAATGCTTCTAAATGCGGCCAGTCTTTCGATGAAACAGAGCGTGCCGTGTGGAATCTTGTCTTGAAAACCGGCTTTCTGGCGATGGAGCTCTTCACCAAACTCCAAGGCAAGGGGGACCTTGGTGATCAAGCGGTCAGCGAATCAGGCAAAACACTGCGACGCAGCGAGAAACCGACCGACACGGTGGTTCGGTCGATTTTCGGTGAACACGCCTTTCAACAGTACACCTACAGCCCGGGAAAGAACAAGAGAATCGAACTGCATCCGATCAGCGCCCGCATGCAACTGCCGGAGCACCGCTGGTCGTACCTGCTCCAAGAGTTCTCCCAAATGTTCTGCGTCGAATCCGCATTCAACCAGGCCGCTGATAATCTCGAACTCGTTTTCGGAGCGAAATTCTCGATCGACACGCTCGAACAGACCAGCCAGAGAATGGGGGTCCAGGCCGATGCCTTTCTGGACGACTTGCCCACGCCCAAAAAGAAGGATGAAGCCGAGCTTCTCGTCGCTTCGGCCGACTGCAAGGGCGTTCCCTTGATCAAAGACGATGCCGCCAAAGTTGCTGCTTTTGAGACAGCAAAGAAACGGCCCGGAAACCGTCGCATGGCAACGGTCACGAGTGCTTACACCGTCGATCCCTATGTTCGCACAGCCGAGCAAATTGTCGCTGCCTTGTTCCGTGATGACAAAGAACCCGGCACGCAATCACGCAAGAGCAAAAAGAAACGACCGCGGCCAAAGCACAAGCACACATCGGCTCACTTTCCCGCGACCTTCGTGGACGACGATACGGAGGTTCCCATCAGCGGTATCCACGAGGGGATCGCATGGCTCGCAGATCAAGTCAGTGTCCGCCGAAAGAAACTCCAAGTGATCATTCTGTTAATGGACGGTCAGCAGAGCCTCTGGGAAGTCGCGCAGTTACACTTAGGCGACGATCCATTAGTGGTGCCAATCTTGGACATCATTCACGTAGCGACTTACGTGTGGGAGGCTTCGTCATTGTTCGAGAAATCCAGCGAAAAGCGAGCAGCGTTTACGCGGGAGCGATTGCTGAAAATCCTGCGTGGTGAGGTCAACGGGGTGATCCGAGGGCTACGTCGAATGGGTTCGCTTGGGAAACTCAAGGGCGATAAACTCAAAGACCTTCGACGCATCTGTGGTTACTTCGAGAAACACAAGGATCGGATGCGTTACGACGAATATCTTGCTGCAGGCTACCCGATTGCCTCGGGTGTGATCGAAGGCGCGTGCGGGCACTTGGTAAAGGACCGCATGGAACGAAGCGGGATGCGTTGGACGCTGGAAGCTGCACGGAGCATGCTCAACGTGCGGGCGGTATTTCAGAGTGACTACTGGGATAAATTCTGCAAACAGCGAGTCACGGAGTTGAGCGAGAGCACCCATCCAAACCGTAACATGGTCTGCCACTACACTCCGCTTACCATGGCATGTTAACCGGCGGGTTGCCGGTCACACTCCATCTAGGATGGCTAGAACGGTTTATACGGAAGCCTCTGATCCCAAAGAACGTTCTGTCCTAGGTCCTGCAAGTCGATCGACTTCAGTGAATCACTCGCGGTCGGCAAGCACGGGCTCAAGGACTCCACCGTCCCAGACGATCTGACACTGCGGAATCTCTCGATGAAGCTGTTGCACGCGTTCCTCGGTCACGTTTGTTCGTGCCAAATCGAGCTGGATCAGTTGGCGATGCTCCTTGATAAGATCGAGTGTTTGATCACCGATCGACGTGTCGGCCAAGAGCAACACATTGAGTTCAGGCATGTCCTTAACAAATCCCATGTCCTCGTCGCTGAGCATGTTCCCTCGCAGATTGAGACGTGTGATCCCCGCACCGACGAGTTGGCTAAGTCCGTCGCCTGTGATTTTGTTTTTCGGAATGCCCAAAGAGAACCAATTGTGATGCTCCAGCAACATTCCAAGTTGAACGTCATCCAATCCGACCTCGTACAAAACAAGCGACTCCTCTGGATTGGTTGACTGCACGATCCGCAAGCCATCGGCATTCAAATTCGTTTGGTCAATCTCAAAGTTTTTGAATTTAATCCCTTCTAAGACAGCTATGCCTCCGGATGTAATCGCGGTTGAGGTCAGGCGAAGATTACAAAGGGGCCATTCACTCCGGCGTTGTCGTAAAAGTCCGGCGAGTGACGCGAGTTTTTCGTCTGTGAACTCATTTCCATTGAATGAGAGGAATACCAGCGGCCATGTCACAAGGTGTGAGCGTTTCGCCAATGCGTCTGGAGCCTTCAAAACGAAATAACCTCCTGAATGCATCTCCGATGCCGCCGCGACGTCCGGTGATACGATATCGCCTTCGGCATAGAACCCAACTTCGCCGCCGAGTTGCAGGATCTTCGTAAAGTATTCTTGGTCTGTGATCGGAATTTCTTGGGTCTTTGCGGGATCTTCCTTCGACGTTCCTTCCGCTTCAACTTCGCCGCCGTCCCACAGAATATGACATTGCGGCAAACTTTTATGCAAACGTTCGATGCCTTTTTGCGTGACGTCGGTTTCGTTCAGTACGAGGTAGGTCAGTTTCGGGCAGGAACCGAGGACTTCACAGATTGCATCGGTTATCGGATTCTTGTTCAGATACAATGCCTCAAGCGACTCCATTGTGGGCAGGAAACCCAGATCGGTATCGATCAGATTGTTGTCACCAAGATTGAGGACGGTGAATGAAGTCGCCCTCAAACACTGCAGTCCTTGACGAGTGAACTTGTTGCCCTGCACATGAAACCAAGGACATTTTGCATTTTTAACAAGAAGCGACAAATCTTGGTCATCGATGCTTGCTGAACTCACGACCAGTGCACTGGTTGGTTCAAACGACGAGATGATTTCGACACTTGTTTTGTCGAGCGCGGTTTCGTGGATCTCAAAACTCCACAACTTCAGTCCGCGCAGGGCAGCGATTCCCTTGTTCGTCACGCCAGTGGAGTAGAACCTGACCAAGCAGCGTTGATAGTCGATCGGTCGCTGAAGCAATATTTCGCTCAGTCGCGCCGCTTCGTTGTCAGAAAAGGATGGACCTCGAAACGTCAGAAAAATGCTCGGATGTTTCATGAGGACGGGAGCAGTACCAAGTTTCTCTGGCTGATCAATGACATAGTCCAAAGAGCCCAACTGCGTGGATGCAGAGAGAACCTGTGGCGTAAGAATGGGGTCATCATCAATGGCTTGCAACAGGATATGCGCACCGATCTCACGGAGCGCAGTAAAGTAGTCACGATCCCCGCGAATCTGTCCAACCGCTTCGTCATCATTCGCGGACGTAGTACTTGGATTCTTTGGCTCCCACCAAACCTCGACTTCCTTTCTCTCACCAGTGACAATTTCGAATCGCTTCATCTCTGCACGAAATCCCTCATCGTTTGTGACCACAAACTCGTAGTCGCCCGGGCGTAGAGGCTCCGTCTTTGGCTCCGCGTCCAATGTGATCGTGTAGTTGGCTCCCGTTTCAACATGACGGAGCTTGACGGTCTTTCCCTGGGATATTGTTTCAAAGTCTTCGTTGCTGACCTTCACCACCAGCGTTCCGTTCTTGGTCTCTACTTTAAAAATCCCGAGTGCACCCATTGCCCAAAGTGCGCCCAACAGGACCACCAACGAACTGATCAACACCAGCACGGGAGTGAGCAATCCAGAGGAGCTCTGCTTTGCTAACGCGGGTGACGTCATCGAGACTGGGCGAGGTATCTCCTTGGTCTCCGCATGCTGAAACTGTCGCTTCAGTTGCTCACGTTTCTCTTGGAGTCTCGTTGCGATACCAGCTAGTTCGTGGTCGACGTCTGAGGCAGACAAGTAACGATCGTCAGGATTCTTTTTAAGTAGTCGACCGATCACACCCGATAGCGCAGGATCGAGATCGGGACAGACTTCGTCAATCGGTCGGAACTTGGCTTCCGAAACCGCGATCAGCGTCGCGGTCAGATTGCCGCCTTCGAATGGCGGCTTGCCACTTGCAAGTTGATAGAGAACCGCCCCCAAAGAGAACAAATCGCAACGTTGGTCGACTGGCTCCCCTTTGGCCTGTTCTGGCGACATGAACTTCGGCGTTCCCACGACCATACCGCTTTGGGTCAGCCCCGCGTTTTCTTCGTGAGTTCTCGCCAAACCAAAGTCAAGGATTTTGATTCGGTTGGTCGAATCTTCGATCCAGATATTGTCAGGTTTAATGTCGCGATGAATCAAGCCTTGCTGATGAGCTGCCGAAAGTCCCGCTGCGATCTGGCTGCCGATCCTTGCGATCTCGGAATCGTCTGCTCGCTCGCTCTTTTGCAGCATTTGCTGCAGCGAGCAACCTCGCAAGTAGCGCATTGCAATGAATGGCAAACCGTTGTCTTCGCCCACTTGGTAAATGGAAACAATGTTGTCATGTTCGATGGCTGCGGTTGCTTTGGCTTCTCGCAAGAATCGTTCTTTGGCCACACGACTGGCGGCAATGGAGGGCTTCATCACCTTGACTGCAACCATTCGTTCAAGCCTCGTGTCTTCGGCACGAAAGACGATGCCCATGCCACCAGCACCTAGGATTTCCAAAATACGATAATTGCCCAGTCGACCCAGCTCGTCTGGCAACTCGGCTGGGCGTAGAAAGTCCAGGTCGCAGTCTGGCCACTGCTTGCCGTCTGACGTTTCAACTCGCTCGTGGTTTGCCGATGCAAGGGTCTCATCCGTTTCGACCGTGTCGATTTCGCATTGAGACTTCACTTCGCGTTCAGAACCAATATGCGTCTTTTGCACCTCAGCTCGTGCGTTCGCCAATCTGCTTCGATATTCTTCGTCGACCTCGAGCAAGGCGTTCTGCAATTCGACGCGGTGCGCAGGGTCAATTTGCGCGACAAACTCGCCGATCACTGGTTCGTCACCCTGCTGCCATACCGCTTCAAAGCGATCGCAGATTTCATCGATTTGTTGTCGGACGGACATAGAAACAGACTTTTGATGTCAGAACTCTTGATGTCAGAAATCGGAGTAACCAAATATCACATGACCAACCCGGAAGGTTTGGGTCCAGGTTGCTCGAACTTATTCGTCAGATTCTAGCCATCTTTCCTTGATAAGCCCGATTTTCCGTTTCACTGTGCTGCGAGCGAGTCTTAGTCGGTCAGCAATCTCGTTGATCGTGTAACCTTCAAGCTTGAGCACGGCGATTCTCTGTAGGGTTGGATCGTCCAATTGGTGGAGTCTTTCGGTTCCTTCGAGGAGCAGGCTTGCCAAGCCCGCGTCGCCGGCAACTCCTGAAAGCCCTGCGCCCGCCTTTCCCGCAATATTGTTGAAGACCGATTCACCTCGCACAGCGTCGTGTCCGCGTTTCTGGGCGTTTGCGCGACGACGCTGAGCTTGAGCTTTTCGAATGACGATGGTCAGCAACAGACTCCAAAGCTCGTTTCGATTGCTGAGCTCTTCAAATCCTCCGCCTTCGGCTCGACGAAAAAAACTATGCATGGCGCTGAGCGCCACGTCTTCCTCGTCCGAGGAACGGGTCGATACGCCACCGAGATTGCGTTTTGCGACCGCCTTGAGTCGCTCAAAGTAGTTCTCCCACAGCGCCGCACTGGCTTCATCATCACGTCCCGATTTGATCCTCTCGATCAGCATGCTGATTTCTTCGTCGGAATTCAAAAGTCCGCTCGCATTTGCAGGTCAAGTTTGGTTGTGTCGGTTGCCAAAAGTCCGACAGAAAAAATCTCGATCCGGTGGCCCCCGATTGTCGCAGATCTGCATGGACACGGTAGATGGCACATTTGCCATGCGTAACGCCGTTCTCCAGGAGACACTCCCTGCGATCCAGACTCTCGCTCGCACACCGACGCCAACTTCGAAAAAAGAGGCTCACGAGACTCAACGGATTTCGCCAAATCACCGGCATGGCAACGCAATCAACACCCTGAATGTCTCACGAGTCATACCCAAACGCCTCCTGTTTGGGCGATAGATGCCTGTGATGGAGGCATCTTAGGTGACCTGAGCTCGATCCCAGGAGGAGCGAACCGACTTAGTGGACCAGAATCAACCTTTGCAAGGCGGTTAGAGAGCGACCT from Stieleria varia carries:
- a CDS encoding ISKra4 family transposase, with the translated sequence MSVEHSSDIDNPTSSSFPQSPEQIAEKLQQCGDTIREHVVNASKCGQSFDETERAVWNLVLKTGFLAMELFTKLQGKGDLGDQAVSESGKTLRRSEKPTDTVVRSIFGEHAFQQYTYSPGKNKRIELHPISARMQLPEHRWSYLLQEFSQMFCVESAFNQAADNLELVFGAKFSIDTLEQTSQRMGVQADAFLDDLPTPKKKDEAELLVASADCKGVPLIKDDAAKVAAFETAKKRPGNRRMATVTSAYTVDPYVRTAEQIVAALFRDDKEPGTQSRKSKKKRPRPKHKHTSAHFPATFVDDDTEVPISGIHEGIAWLADQVSVRRKKLQVIILLMDGQQSLWEVAQLHLGDDPLVVPILDIIHVATYVWEASSLFEKSSEKRAAFTRERLLKILRGEVNGVIRGLRRMGSLGKLKGDKLKDLRRICGYFEKHKDRMRYDEYLAAGYPIASGVIEGACGHLVKDRMERSGMRWTLEAARSMLNVRAVFQSDYWDKFCKQRVTELSESTHPNRNMVCHYTPLTMAC
- a CDS encoding helix-turn-helix domain-containing protein, with the protein product MSVIAVALNDSTTRRFSAIEGIFDYAQLAPDWDVHVLTGAPEQWLHGLRETAVDGILTCLECAGFASAASLPGCFRPVVNLGSLHPQYPSLGVDPESVADLALGQLHASSIKRLALVTSHPEDALSRTLARKAVGLGMPFDVVPIELVPDHVYGISQGSIDALADWMGVSESLGIVASCERVAILVKRIADRLGINIPNQVSLVSARDSLDCGLPTHRISAVVEPTKELGFRAARLLHRILRGQSEPTTAILLPADGVVPRDTTAARNPDPAVAMAMRYIEKNAIRGITVSDVLSTQKASRVTFERHFREVLGCSPGEMIREVRLRHAMRLLLTTSDSISEVGQACGFDSISSFSSFFKNCQGISPRHFRLRQGGTQRA
- a CDS encoding protein kinase domain-containing protein, with the protein product MTADRLTIAQRRKLHQLCWEFEDAWRAGSARLEDWLEKSSVDHDATLQELLATEIELRQSCLTLADTLTKSSDPTISTSTDDVSIDEYLTRFPQHAAVVRAAFASASQTSQSDASPFAKLDDDGRYEFIHEIARGGAGAVWRVFDRHLQRESAIKVLLTQQNSNEMRRRLENEARLCGRLQHPGIVPVHELEWFDNGQPFVSMRLIEGHTLAELLSAKTIDRQAALRYFQLVCEAVAYAHQKGIIHRDLKPSNVMVGAFGEVQVMDWGLAKEIGSGEQDEIRFANEHAVKQLARNTIDPNTTATGTVLGTPAYMSPEQARGQTEKLDYRCDVFSLGAILCKILTGSSPYAPDSDDTPLLQSAGTAKLDSAYTRLRAVDADPRLIQIALECLALEPGDRPANAGQIVARLRTLEQGRGFSKRIVFATTALCLLIGLPLLIAGAAAIGKRDPDPLIQPTTPVPAASTDLRSMWQTADSLLIDNKFDDALPIYQQILVAEPDSARANYFLSHCMFETARFVEAADLLSRAEHLTEGDPPLDVVHRHKDKYKQLAEIQRNFPGSIVVREECPAAESLVLADFCNRVGLIEPAIAHYRHAFSRRGELPEETLYESRYQSVIFFACRHLSRPEVSEEQRQLLCEFSLEMLDRHMDDALRLKREGISKPVAWKYLVGLLVDDSTLEPLRKALQDPSIDASIRQSLEAIFHEATIAFKDEN
- a CDS encoding ECF-type sigma factor; translated protein: MNSDEEISMLIERIKSGRDDEASAALWENYFERLKAVAKRNLGGVSTRSSDEEDVALSAMHSFFRRAEGGGFEELSNRNELWSLLLTIVIRKAQAQRRRANAQKRGHDAVRGESVFNNIAGKAGAGLSGVAGDAGLASLLLEGTERLHQLDDPTLQRIAVLKLEGYTINEIADRLRLARSTVKRKIGLIKERWLESDE
- a CDS encoding serine/threonine-protein kinase codes for the protein MSVRQQIDEICDRFEAVWQQGDEPVIGEFVAQIDPAHRVELQNALLEVDEEYRSRLANARAEVQKTHIGSEREVKSQCEIDTVETDETLASANHERVETSDGKQWPDCDLDFLRPAELPDELGRLGNYRILEILGAGGMGIVFRAEDTRLERMVAVKVMKPSIAASRVAKERFLREAKATAAIEHDNIVSIYQVGEDNGLPFIAMRYLRGCSLQQMLQKSERADDSEIARIGSQIAAGLSAAHQQGLIHRDIKPDNIWIEDSTNRIKILDFGLARTHEENAGLTQSGMVVGTPKFMSPEQAKGEPVDQRCDLFSLGAVLYQLASGKPPFEGGNLTATLIAVSEAKFRPIDEVCPDLDPALSGVIGRLLKKNPDDRYLSASDVDHELAGIATRLQEKREQLKRQFQHAETKEIPRPVSMTSPALAKQSSSGLLTPVLVLISSLVVLLGALWAMGALGIFKVETKNGTLVVKVSNEDFETISQGKTVKLRHVETGANYTITLDAEPKTEPLRPGDYEFVVTNDEGFRAEMKRFEIVTGERKEVEVWWEPKNPSTTSANDDEAVGQIRGDRDYFTALREIGAHILLQAIDDDPILTPQVLSASTQLGSLDYVIDQPEKLGTAPVLMKHPSIFLTFRGPSFSDNEAARLSEILLQRPIDYQRCLVRFYSTGVTNKGIAALRGLKLWSFEIHETALDKTSVEIISSFEPTSALVVSSASIDDQDLSLLVKNAKCPWFHVQGNKFTRQGLQCLRATSFTVLNLGDNNLIDTDLGFLPTMESLEALYLNKNPITDAICEVLGSCPKLTYLVLNETDVTQKGIERLHKSLPQCHILWDGGEVEAEGTSKEDPAKTQEIPITDQEYFTKILQLGGEVGFYAEGDIVSPDVAAASEMHSGGYFVLKAPDALAKRSHLVTWPLVFLSFNGNEFTDEKLASLAGLLRQRRSEWPLCNLRLTSTAITSGGIAVLEGIKFKNFEIDQTNLNADGLRIVQSTNPEESLVLYEVGLDDVQLGMLLEHHNWFSLGIPKNKITGDGLSQLVGAGITRLNLRGNMLSDEDMGFVKDMPELNVLLLADTSIGDQTLDLIKEHRQLIQLDLARTNVTEERVQQLHREIPQCQIVWDGGVLEPVLADRE